Proteins encoded within one genomic window of uncultured Desulfobacter sp.:
- a CDS encoding S1-like domain-containing RNA-binding protein — protein MSASAYTPPWKQAEKKRAASQKRSSSRQSHPFLAQDPKAVVGQFHDLPVENLSDYGVYLSFGRDRVLLPNKYVPDGVAVGQIIRVFVHTDSEDRPVATTLTPAGVVGDIVGLKVRDTATFGIFMDWGLEKDLLVPRSEQEGRMEPGETHLVKICLDKSSHRIFGSTLTAGFCDGDARDLAAGQEVDLIIHSISPIGYTAVINRSRTGLLYKTETFEDLAVGDTCKGYVLRIREDGKVDLTLKQPGYASVEGSAEKIIAVLSANGGASPCHDKSRPEEIQAAFSMSKKEFKRAVGKLYKEGRIALLRSDGIRLIS, from the coding sequence ATGTCAGCGTCAGCATATACTCCCCCCTGGAAACAGGCAGAAAAAAAACGTGCAGCCAGCCAGAAACGTTCCTCGTCCAGGCAATCTCATCCCTTTCTGGCCCAGGATCCCAAGGCGGTCGTGGGCCAGTTCCACGATCTGCCCGTTGAAAATCTCTCGGATTACGGGGTCTATCTGAGCTTTGGCCGTGACAGGGTTCTCCTCCCCAATAAGTACGTGCCAGACGGCGTTGCCGTCGGGCAGATCATCCGCGTCTTTGTTCATACCGATTCCGAGGATCGGCCCGTGGCCACGACCCTGACCCCGGCCGGGGTGGTGGGGGATATCGTTGGGCTGAAAGTCCGGGATACGGCGACCTTTGGCATCTTCATGGACTGGGGCCTTGAAAAGGACCTGCTGGTTCCCCGAAGCGAACAGGAAGGCCGGATGGAACCCGGGGAAACCCATCTGGTTAAGATCTGCCTGGACAAGTCTTCCCACAGGATCTTTGGCTCCACCCTGACGGCAGGATTCTGCGACGGGGACGCTCGGGATCTGGCAGCGGGGCAGGAGGTGGATCTCATCATCCACAGCATCAGCCCCATCGGTTATACCGCCGTTATCAACCGTTCCCGCACAGGACTGCTCTATAAAACCGAGACGTTTGAAGACCTGGCCGTGGGCGACACATGCAAAGGATACGTCCTGCGGATCCGGGAGGACGGCAAGGTGGACCTGACCCTCAAACAGCCGGGCTATGCCTCGGTGGAGGGATCGGCCGAAAAAATAATAGCGGTCCTTTCTGCCAATGGCGGCGCCAGCCCTTGCCATGACAAGAGTCGGCCCGAAGAGATCCAAGCCGCCTTTTCCATGAGCAAGAAGGAGTTCAAGCGGGCCGTGGGCAAGTTGTACAAAGAGGGCCGGATTGCGCTGCTCAGAAGCGACGGGATCCGCCTCATATCATGA
- a CDS encoding DUF1456 family protein, whose amino-acid sequence MTNNDILRRLRYAFDMSEGEMAAIYAHTGTRLLRETVTCWLRSLKAFS is encoded by the coding sequence ATGACGAACAACGATATTTTAAGGCGCCTGCGCTACGCCTTTGACATGAGCGAAGGGGAAATGGCGGCCATCTATGCCCATACCGGCACTCGGCTACTCAGGGAGACCGTCACCTGCTGGTTAAGGTCATTGAAGGCCTTTTCCTAA